The Aspergillus luchuensis IFO 4308 DNA, chromosome 7, nearly complete sequence genome has a segment encoding these proteins:
- a CDS encoding uncharacterized protein (TransMembrane:1 (o30-50i)), producing the protein MFLNLTNPELAYAPLTCTCISRAARHVSPLHVSCFLIFFSFSFLTWTGGLDVHPARGRTVPASREDVSNMEFTHSNDWGSCGQEHCMRIEAVLPVQLRLVS; encoded by the exons ATGTTTCTCAACTTGACTAACCCAGAACTTGCTTATGCGCCTCTTACATGTACCTGCATCTCTCGTGCAGCCCGTCACGTTTCCCCCCTTCACgtttcttgctttttaattttcttttctttttcttttcttacaTGGACCGGCGGTCTGGATGTGCATCCTGCTCGTGGGAGAACCGTCCCAGCCAGCAGGGAAGACGTGTCCAATATGGAGTTCACTCACTCCAATGACTGGGGCAGCTGTGGACAGGAACACTGCATGAGAATCG AAGCAGTTCTTCCGGTGCAGCTGAGGCTCGTCAGCTGA